One Prinia subflava isolate CZ2003 ecotype Zambia chromosome 8, Cam_Psub_1.2, whole genome shotgun sequence DNA window includes the following coding sequences:
- the ITCH gene encoding E3 ubiquitin-protein ligase Itchy homolog yields MAGSGSRSGPASGLSMKSQLQITVISAKLKEKNKWFGPSPYVEVSVDGQSKKTEKCNNTNSPKWKQHLTVIVTPVSKLNFRVWSHQTLKSDVLLGSAALDIHETLKSNSMKLEQVVVTLHLVGDREPAEVVGDLSVCLDGMQVDSELLTNGEASGTRSPTQSESSRVRSDTRTNSNGLENCEDAASSENKTVNGSDSPLLTNGNCKPARPPRPARPPPPTPRRPPSVAASANGPSSTSTESDGASAGSLAGTASNTPSEQSPEGATAATTAPATPALTTPPVSRQVQPVNPSPQALTTVSQGPLPPGWEQRVDQHGRVYYVDHVEKRTTWDRPEPLPPSWERRVDNMGRIYYVDHFTRTTTWQRPTLESVRNYEQWQLQRSQLQGAMQQFNQRFIYGNQDFSSTQNKEFDPLGPLPHGWEKRVDSNGRVYFVNHNTRITQWEDPRNQGQLNEKPLPEGWEMRFTVDGIPYFVDHNRRTTTYIDPRTGKSALDNGPQIAYVRDFKAKVHYFRFWCQQLAMPQHIKITVSRKTLFEDSFQQIMSFSPQDLRRRLWVIFPGEEGLDYGGVAREWFFLLSHEVLNPMYCLFEYAGKDNYCLQINPASYINPDHLKYFRFIGRFIAMALFHGKFIDTGFSLPFYKRILNKAVGLKDLESVDPEFYNSLIWVKENDIEECGLEMFFSVDKEILGEIKSHDLKPNGSNILVTEENKEDYIRLVAEWRLSRGVEEQTQAFFEGFNEILPQQYLQYFDAKELEVLLCGMQEIDLNDWQRHTIYRHYTRTSRQIVWFWQFVKEIDNEKRMRLLQFVTGTCRLPVGGFADLMGSNGPQKFCIEKVGKENWLPRSHTCFNRLDLPPYKNYEQLKEKLLFAIEETEGFGQE; encoded by the exons ATGGCTGGCAGTGGGTCCAGATCAGGACCAGCCAGTGGGTTGTCCATGAAATCACAGCTTCAGATCACTG TTATTTCAGCAAAactaaaggaaaagaataaatggTTCGGACCTAGCCCGTACGTGGAAGTCTCAGTAGATGGACAGtcaaagaagacagaaaaatgcaacaATACAAATAGTCCAAAGTGGAAACAGCATCTTACAGT aattgTCACTCCTGTAAGTAAATTAAACTTCCGAGTTTGGAGCCATCAAACATTAAAGTCTGATGTCCTTCTGGGAAGTGCTGCTCTGGATATTCATGAGACTTTGAAGTCCAACAGTATGAAAC TGGAGCAGGTAGTGGTGACGTTGCACCTCGTCGGTGACAGGGAGCCAGCAGAAGTGGTGGGAGATCTGTCGGTCTGTCTGGATGGAATGCAGGTGGACTCCGAGCTCCTGACCAATGGGGAAGCCTCAGGTACAAGAA GTCCTACACAGAGTGAAAGCTCCAGAGTAAGGAGTGATACACG GACTAACTCAAATGGCCTTGAAAACTGTGAGGATGCTGCTTCCAGTGAAAACAAGACTGTTAATGGCAGTGACTCTCCGTTACTCACAAATGGAAACTGCAAACCTGCCAGACCTCCCCGGCCTGCCAGGCCCCCGCCCCCCACTCCCCGCAGACCGCCATCGGTTGCCG CAAGTGCAAATGGTCCTTCATCCACATCCACAGAAAGTGATGGGGCCAGTGCAGGATCACTGGCAGGTACAGCCTCAAATACACCttcagagcagagccctgaggggGCAACAGCCGcaaccacagctcctgccactcCTGCACTCACCACTCCTCCAGTGTCGAGACAAGTCCAGCCAGTAAATCCTTCACCTCAGGCCCTTACTACAGTCAGCCAAGGTCCTCTTCCACCTGG tTGGGAGCAAAGAGTAGACCAGCATGGTCGGGTGTACTATGTGGATCATGTTGAAAAAAGAACAACGTGGGATCGGCCAGAGCCTCTTCCTCCAAG CTGGGAGCGCCGAGTTGACAACATGGGGAGGATTTATTACGTTGACCACTTCACGAGAACGACGACGTGGCAGAGACCAACGCTGGAGTCAGTCCGGAATTACGAACAGTGGCAGCTCCAGCgcagccagctccagggagcCATGCAGCAGTTCAACCAGAGGTTTATATATGGG AACCAGGATTTTTCATCTACACAGAACAAAGAGTTTGATCCTCTTGGCCCTCTGCCACATGGATGGG AAAAGAGAGTTGACAGCAATGGCAGAGTGTATTTTGTCAATCACAACACACGAATCACTCAGTGGGAAGACCCCAGGAATCAGGG TCAATTAAATGAGAAGCCCTTGccagagggctgggaaatgCGATTTACTGTGGATGGAATTCCCTATTTTGTGGATCACAATAGAAGAACCACTACATACATAGATCCCCGCACGGGCAAGTCTGCTCT AGACAATGGACCCCAGATAGCTTATGTGCGTGATTTCAAGGCCAAGGTCCATTATTTCAGATTCTGGTGTCAG cAACTGGCAATGCCACAGCACATAAAGATCACAGTGAGCAGGAAAACGTTATTTGAGGACTCATTTCAGCAG ATAATGAGCTTCAGCCCTCAGGATCTCCGGAGACGTTTATGGGTTATTTTCCCTGGTGAAGAAGGTTTAGATTATGGAGGTGTGGCAAG GGAGTGGTTCTTTCTATTGTCACATGAAGTCTTGAACCCCATGTATTGCCTGTTTGAATATGCAGGGAAAGATAACTACTGCTTACAGATAAACCCAGCCTCCTACATCAACCCAGACCACCTGAAATACTTCAGGTTCATCGGGAGATTCATTGCCATG GCTTTGTTCCATGGGAAGTTCATTGACACTGGTTTCTCTCTGCCATTCTATAAACGTATCCTAAACAAGGCAGTAGGACTCAAGGATTTAGAATCTGTTGACCCAGAGTTTTACAACTCTCTCATCTGGGTAAA agagAATGATATTGAAGAATGTGgcttggaaatgtttttttctgtggataAAGAAATACTAGGTGAAATCAAAAGCCATGATTTGAAGCCAAATGGTAGCAACATTCTGgtcacagaagaaaacaaagaagacTACATCAG GCTAGTAGCAGAATGGAGACTGTCCCGAGGTGTTGAGGAGCAGACACAGGCTTTCTTTGAAGGCTTCAATGAAATTCTCCCACAACAGTATTTGCAGTATTTTGATGCAAAGGAACTGGAG GTGCTTCTCTGTGGAATGCAAGAAATCGACCTGAATGATTGGCAGAGACACACCATCTACAGGCACTACACCAGGACCAGCAGGCAGATTGTGTGGTTCTGGCAG TTTGTGAAAGAGATAGATAATGAGAAGAGGATGAGACTCTTGCAGTTTGTGACTGGAACATGCAGATTGCCAGTGGGAGGATTTGCTGACCTCATGG GGAGCAATGGACCCCAGAAATTCTGTATTGAAAAAGTTGGAAAGGAAAACTGGTTACCCAGAAGTCATACCTG tttcaatcGCTTAGACCTTCCACCATATAAGAATTATGAGCAGTTGAAGGAAAAGCTGTTATTTGCAATTGAAGAAACAGAAGGATTTGGGCAAGAGTAG